Proteins encoded in a region of the Cheilinus undulatus linkage group 8, ASM1832078v1, whole genome shotgun sequence genome:
- the entpd3 gene encoding ectonucleoside triphosphate diphosphohydrolase 3, protein MASKQPLGYKCRIAGVLLLLLASIAALVAVAVIQDTWATKEYTIEYGIVIDSGSSRSNVYLYEWPGEKENETGVVTERHNCRVAGDGISEMKVDPEKDAKSWEAFNTCMGEIMKIIPVEKHKTTPLFLGATAGMRLLHERDEQRSNEILKNLREYLSSLPFDFQNASIITGQEEGLYGWVTVNYLMGNFLEGHAFNRYFRPEGAQTVGSMDLGGASTQIAFAVQEDLRGEDYRLVKLYGYPYNVYTHSFLCYGKNEAEKRVLDKVIQRSSDPSFIINPCYPEGFNITLKASTIYDTECTKTPTNYNPDQAYFMVGTADSDGCGNAVKSIFDFKTCSAPQCSFNGVEQPPVVGEFMAYAGFFYTARALSVNGTSDLGDFRALVRKFCHSHWKVLKQEKTWISDRYLKTYCYAAHYVFMLLADGYKFDEETWKNIHFEKQVGDTSIGWSLGYMLSMSNMIPSEVKINPPMTNPVFAGLIFLFSALTIITVVSVFILCIRMCY, encoded by the exons ATGGCTTCCAAACAGCCGCTGGGCTACAAGTGTCGCATAGCTGGAGtgctgctcctcctcctggCCAGTATTGCTGCTCTAGTTGCTGTGGCGGTCATTCAGGACACCTGGGCGACTAAAGAGTACACAATAGAG TATGGTATAGTGATAGACTCTGGTTCATCTCGGTCAAATGTGTACCTGTACGAGTGGCCAGGGGAGAAGGAGAATGAAACCGGAGTGGTGACTGAGAGACATAACTGCAGAGTTGCTG GTGATGGTATCTCAGAGATGAAAGTCGACCCAGAGAAGGATGCCAAATCGTGGGAGGCATTCAACACGTGCATGGGCGAAATCATGAAAATCATTCCTGTTGAAAAGCATAAAACCACGCCACTCTTTCTGGGAGCCACGGCTGGAATGAGACTGCTGCA TGAGAGGGATGAACAGAGGTCCAATGAAATCCTGAAAAACCTCAGAGAATACCTCAGCTCTTTGCCTTTTGACTTCCAAAATGCATCCATCATTACTGGTCAGGAGGAGGGGCTGTATGGGTGGGTGACTGTCAACTACCTCATGGGAAACTTTCTGGAG ggacATGCATTTAACAGGTATTTTCGACCAGAGGGGGCACAGACTGTGGGCTCCATGGACCTCGGCGGAGCATCAACACAGATCGCCTTTGCCGTCCAGGAGGATCTCAGGGGGGAAGACTACAGGCTTGTGAAGCTTTACGGATACCCTTACAATGTCTACACTCATAGTTTCCTCTGCTATGGGAAAAATGAAGCAGAGAAGAGAGTTCTGGACAAAGTCATACAG CGATCATCTGACCCTTCCTTCATTATAAACCCCTGCTACCCTGAAGGTTTCAACATCACCTTAAAGGCCTCGACCATTTATGACACAGAGTGCACCAAGACGCCCACAAACTACAACCCAGATCAAGCGTATTTCATGGTGGGAACTGCTGATTCAGATGGTTGTGGTAATGCCGTCAAGTCCATTTTTGATTTCAAGACCTGCTCCGCACCCCAGTGTTCCTTCAACGGGGTGGAGCAGCCACCCGTCGTTGGAGAGTTCATG GCATATGCAGGATTCTTCTACACTGCTAGAGCACTGTCGGTGAATGGCACATCAGATTTAGGTGATTTCAGAGCTTTAGTTCGGAAATTCTGCCACTCACATTGGAAAGTG CTGAAGCAAGAAAAGACCTGGATCTCTGACAGATATCTCAAGACATATTGCTATGCagctcattatgtctttatgcTGCTGGCTGATGGATACAAGTTTGATGAAGAGACAtggaaaaatattcactttgaAAAACAG GTAGGGGACACCAGCATAGGTTGGAGTTTGGGCTACATGCTGAGCATGTCCAACATGATTCCGTCTGAAGTGAAAATCAACCCCCCCATGACAAACCCTGTCTTCGCTGGCCTTATCTTTCTATTTTCAGCTCTAACCATCATAACTGTCGTCAGTGTTTTCATCCTCTGCATTCGCATGTGCTACTGA